The following is a genomic window from Bacteroidia bacterium.
CAGGAAAAATTGTGTCCAACTGCCATAAATTGCCTACATCCTGATTTAACAAACGAATGTTAGAGGTTTCGGAAATAGTACTGGCTCTCGATCAGGCCATTGCTGAAATTAGAAAGTTGAACCCCAAAATCCAAGTTGTTCTTACGGTTAGCCCGGTTCGTTATTTCG
Proteins encoded in this region:
- a CDS encoding GSCFA domain-containing protein — translated: MLEVSEIVLALDQAIAEIRKLNPKIQVVLTVSPVRYF